The stretch of DNA ATCCATCTCTTTTGTGCACTTTTGGTGAAGATCTCTCAACCTGGCAATGTAACAACacaaaattcatgttttacaacaacaacaatgaaaaaagaaaccCCGTAGATTGCTTCGAGTATGTGCATAATATGATTTTGACAATTCTATCAAAGAAAGATAAGATGCAGTCTTTTATCTAATCTAACCAAAGAAAACCACGCCTCTCTAACCAAACTAGGATATTAAATGAAAGTTCTTATTGAATTGCAAATGAGGATGTACTGAACACTATAATTGAGATGAGTAAGAAAATGAAACAATGTAATTCCAAATGCATCACAAATTCTTCAGCCTATTACAAGATTAATGAGAATGTTGTCTGTTTGCTCCTATGATAAGAATGACGAATTTGACACATTTTTTAATGTACATAAGAATCAAGAACTATTTATTGATAGAGAAAGAACCAAAAGATGGTAAAATATCATCATATATTCAGAAAAGAACTCCAACTCCAAACTAATTCTGAAAACACTATTTATAGTTCTTAAGAGAAATAAgtctatatattataaaatccctattcaaaatttcatatcttaTCGTGGATGAATAAGAAATATATTTCCATACAAAACATAAGGATAATTCAATATTAACAATAATCATTACTTCATAAATAAGAAGATAAGAGTGAAATCAACTAGTGGATAAGGAGTAACCATTAACAAAATGTAAGAATCAGAAAATCAGGGTCCAAAAGAAAAATCCAAATAAAGATGTTGGCCTAGGAAGAAACATCAGAGCTTATCCAGTGGATCTGATAATTCTAAAATGAAACTCCTAAGAACAAGCCTTGAAGATGGAAACATTAGTTCAAAAGTTTTGGTTTTTATAAAAATGTTAAACCCTCACTATAAACTAAATGTAAAACTAAAGTGAAACTTAAAACTggaaattaaatgcaaaatattGCACATTAGCAATCTCGAAATCGTTAAGCATCTATCGTAGTAAACATGTACAGTCCAATGACTACAGATCCGTAACGACTGATAATGAAAACAGAAACATATGAGAAATGTTTGCTCTTCCGTTTCATCAATgccttattttatattttgacaCAATTTGGATGCATCACTCACCTAATTAGTTCACATAGAATCAAAATCGATAACACAATCAAtgtacttcattttttttttctcatttattgGAAGAAACACTCAAAGAATTAAGTAAAACTTAAAGTGAAGATAAGCATCTAATTCAGAAAAagatttcaaattttgatagAACTCACAGGCCAAGAACACATCGAGTAACTTGCTGGCCCTTATCGAGACATTTCTCAGGGTTTGGGTCATTCTTCTTGCACTTGAGAAAAGCTACGTTCTCCGCTTGACATTTGAACGCAATCTGCTTCGACGAAGCCATCAGCACAGCTGATGTTGGTATCGGATCTCCGGCAGCATCCACGGCGTTCGACATTCCCAAATTCTGATCACCTTCACATAAATCCccaataaataagtaaaaaaaaaaagaaaagaaaaacaaattgtTTGGCTTCATCAGCACTTTCAAATATTAAGATTCAGAGTTCCTTGTAGAAAAAGATTAATTGTGTAATATAATTCAGTGAAAATCATTTCGAAATCAAAGTGAAATGAGACTCGGGAGGTTGAATTGAgctgaagaacataaataaataagaaatagGAATTTTCTAAGGAAAcaaacagaaaatagcataaAGGTGGTTACCGTGGGGAATGGAATGGATGAGAAGGAGGGTCGTCTCGTGCAGTCGTGGCGAGGGCTTTTGAGAGAGAATCAAAGCTCTTGGGTGAAGTAAGGGAGAAAGAGGGTCAGCCTGTTAGGGATTTGAAACTCCAcactatttctttttttttttttttttttaatattgattttttatatgtatattttttctcTATTCTTAAAGAAAAATTAGGGGTTTCGTTCTTATAATTTATAGCTAtctagttgttttttttttctggttagGTCTATTGGTCTTTATTGAGCTTAGGTGCGGCTTGGTCGTTTTGCTATTGTCATTCGATTTTTGTTTCCGTGATTATTCTTGTTTCTGTGACATGTTTTTGAGTATTTTAGTCTTGTTTTTATGTCATGGTTTTAAGTGTTTTAGTCTTGTTTATGTGACATAGTTTTGTTTTGCTTTGTTTCGTTGTtggttcttctttctttttcaatGGCTCACCATTTAATTATTGTTAGTGGTTAGAGATAACAAGTTTTTTACGATTGAAGAGATTGTTAATAGTGCAGTTACATACCTTACAGAGTAGTTGAATGCTCAAGCTATGAGGTTAAACTTACTGCAGTTTTTACTGTCGTGTTTTCTGAACAGTGGATGAAATAGAATATAATTGTTTTTAAGATTAATTGTTAATTGCAATTATTTATTTGTGAAACAGTGTGGGAATTAGAcgaatgattatttatttgtttttttaattctaatccTGCTCGTGTATGTTCCGATTAAATTCCAggctattatttaataaaatttcatgctttattcaaaatatatatatattaatttcttatttatttttaatcctCCTTGAAAATGATAAGATTTTTACTAGTTAGGAATTTTTACTGACTTGGgacatttattttttatcttttatatttgttttatttttaagtaataaattTAAAGTCGAAAGAAAGTTCCATAAGAAAATATTGGAAAATTATATAGCACATACTCAAAAAattgttttgttatatttttatttgggcagaataattttttagttcaaattttttaaatgattgtaatttttctaaaactgtcattaaaattttaaataaattaaagtcaTTTTATTGTATGCCTTTCTTTCATATAAGTgagataaataattgttaaactaaaatttgtaaagaaaatacaaaaagcTTGAAACAACAATTTAAGGATTCAATTCATACTATGTTTTAAGTCAAGTAGCGCTCTGCTCGTTAATTCTTTATTAATTGGTTTCTGTTAGAATACTGTAAAATCTGAAtatagccctaattaattcaagagaatcaaacaataagattaaggaatagcggaagcgtaccggagtccatagaatcgatctttgattggtatgatcttccaattttgCATCAAAACCTTTGAAACCTTATTTTCTTGATGATGGGGTTCAAGAACTCTGGAAAAATACTGATACGATGCAAAATGGGGACCATTACCCGTTATATTACCAACAGACAAACCTGTTGGCAATATTTTTgactatttctatttggcccctcatcaatatagaaattgtctaattggtatccacatattaaaatcataacaatcatgcccttaagtcataaattttattccaaaatagaccacataaatttgacttatttatttgatgacccaacacacattttatatatacaattgtgaccccaataaattctaacaatctcccactggtcacatatgtatacatataaatgtgttaaccttattgagctcataactttgtcatcataaccataggcatgtgcaatctcgtccattaactatatcaacataggatcaaagcgattttcgttgtatcaatcacaactaaacccatcaatggtcacatacatcaacatagccaaatgacatagatcaattatgataatgtggtatgaaaattacatgcatggtgatctattcatgtcaattttcaattggtcctactttactttatggagatcaaaactttagcttaaatgtacaaagtgaaataaactgaataacataatttctgatcagaaaaaatatccaaatacacatgtttcatgaaacaaataaaacacactaaagacaAACTCCCACTGAATCTAGATATCCTCATAATCTAAAACACCCATACGAGCATTGCTCGTGAAAGACCTCGGGGTGGCAAACCCTTAGTAAAGTGTCCGCAATCATGGAGTTTGTACCTAAGTGTTTCTATACAAATCTGCCCACTTTGTACCCTTTCTTTTACAACAAGGAACTTGATGTCAATGTGTTTTGACTTAGTCGAGCTCCCCGTTGTTGTTGGAATACAATACAAAGGCGATTTATTGTCACAATACaacttaagtggtctttcaattCCATCCACAATGACGCATAAAGTGACAAAGTTCCTACCCATATACCATGGTTGGATGcctcataacatgcaacaaattctCTTTGCCATGGTGGATGAAGCTATgagtgtttgttttgcactccTCCATGATATAGCTCCACCACCTAACAGATATATGTAGTCTGAAGTAGATCTCCTACTATCTTGGCATCCCGCAAAGTCAGAGTCAGAGTATCCAATGATCTCAAAGTGATCTGACCTTCATATGTGAGCATGTACTCTCTCTTTGCTCTCTTCAAATATCTCATAACCTTTTTGGGCGCTTTCCAGTGATCAATTCTGGATTGCTTAAGTATCTGCCTAACACTCCAACAATGTACGCTATATCCGACGCGTACAAActtgagcatacattagactccaaTCACCGAAGCGTAAGGAATCTtttgcatttcttgaatttcaaggcttcctttagggcattgtttaagacaaaatttgtctcctttaacgACAGTATCACcggtctacaatcttgcatgccaaaccgtttcgagtactttatcgatatagcccttttgtgataatccaagaataccccgagaacggtctcgatgtatttgaattcctaaaacaaaagaggcgtcaccaagatctttcatctcaaaatgcttcgatagaaatctcttggtttcgtgcaataagcctatatcattagtggcaagcaatatgtcatcgacatatagaaccagaaatatacacttactcccactaaacttatgatacacacaatcatcaacaaactgttcatctcaaaaccaaataagagaaccacttgatgaaatttgtggtaccattgacgggaagcttgcttgagtccatatatggatttctttaatttgcaaaccatattctttgggtcaccgACCACAAAGTTttttggttgctccatataaattgtctcatcaatgtcgccattgagaaacgctgttttaacatccatctgatgtaactcaagatcaaagtgagcaacaagtgccattattatcctaaaagagtctttcgatgaaaccgagagaaagtctctttataatcaatgccttcttctccgagtatagccttttgctacaagacgtgccttaaacctcaccacattaccattttcatccctcttggttttaaatatccatttacaaccaattggttttacaccttctggtaatgggacaacttcccaaactttattgtcttgcatagacttattctcttcattcatggcatcattccacttatgagagttagaacttttcatggcttgatgaaagttgattggatcatcttccatcattccaatgccatcctcatgttcttgaagatacACTATATATTCATCTGGATTAATAGCATTTCTTCTTTCTCCAAATGGATCGTCGCAAAGGCACTTGTTCTCGAGGTTGTTGAGTTTGTACCTACGGGGTTTGATTGACTATGTTTGGTTGCTCTTGATCTAAAACTTGATCAATATTAGGAATGGAATCCCGGATATTGTCAAAAGCAACTATTGgaataggaatcaactcatcCTCGCAGGAGTGGTTGATTCTAAATCCTCCTCAAAAACAAAGTCTTTAACCGTATTTCTCCCCCAAACTCAATATCCTCAAAAAACTTTTCAGCTCCCGTTTCATATATATTCTTTActttgggatcataaaacttgaaACCCACGGATCGTTCGTAATAtccaataaagtagctgctCACGGTTTTGGGTTCCATTCTTTTCATTTGGCCTATAAGGCCTAGCCTCActggacatccccaaacatgaaagtgcttaagactaggctttcgccccgtccaaagctcataaggtgtttttgcgAAATTTGCTTTAGTTGGTACCTGTTCAAAATATAGGTCATTGTCTTAAGTGCCTCTCCCGCAGTGATTCCGGTAAGGTTGAATGGACCGATCATACTCCTTACCATATCTTTAAGAGTACGGTTTCGTCTtttcagcaacaccattcatgctaggagATCCTGGCATAGTGTCTTGTGGGACAATTCCACACTCCTCTACAGATATCCGGCAAAAGGTCCCGGACGTTGTTCACCCGATCCGTCATATCCGCcatagtactcaccaccacgtCGACCCGACTTTCTTTATTCTTttgctaagttgattctcaacttcacTTTAAAAGATTTGAACACTTCCAACACTTGAGACTTTTCATGAAGTAGAAATAGGTACGCATatcttgagtaatcatctatgaatgatacGAAATATCGTTGACCATTCCAAGAAGGTGTAGGaaatggcccacaaatatctCGTATGTATCAACTCTAAGACATCGGTAGCTCTTTTCGCACCCAATTTCTTTGTTTTGGTCCTGCTTGCCTTTGATGCATTCAATACAAACATCAAAGTCTGAAAAATCAATTGAATCTAAAATTCCATCAGATACAAGTCGCTCAACTCTATTTCTAGAGATGTGACCTAACCGTTTGTGCCATAAGGAACTTGATTTTTCATTATCCATTTTACGCTTAGTACCACGTGATTCAACATTCAAGGTTTCATTATAAGAAGCAACGGTGTCAAGCAAATATAAGTTGTCATAAACCATAAGAGAACTGCCCAACGAAACatttgaattaatagataaactaaagcaattgtttccaaatgaacaacaataacccAATTTGTCCAAACAAGAAACGAAACCAAATTCCGTCTAAAAGACTCGTACAACAAAAGTATCTATCAAATCCAAATAGTAACCGTACTTAATAACAACCTAAAATGCCCTATTGCTTCCACATTTACCGACTTGCCATCTCCTACATAAATGCTTCTTTCGGCATCATTTGGCTTTCGGTAACTCGAGCTAACCCCCGCATGTAAAACACCGATGTTAGTAGTAGCACCGTAATCtaaccaccaagtgtttcttggtactgaagctaaatttacctcagaacagaccaaagTAAGAAATGTACCTTTCTTTGCTCGCCATGCAATGTACTTAGCACATTCTTTCTTCATGTGTCCTTTCATGTTGCAAAAGAAACAACCATCATCACTGTTGGTTTGAGTTTGTTTCTTATGTGCAGGACCTTTATCCTTAGCAGcctcattctttcttttcttgcccttatctttagaggtgcttgccaaatgagcactttcagtcttctcttgcttcaatctttcttcctcttgaacacaaaaTGAAATGAGCTCACATTTCTCCCTTTGGCAGTTGTAACTGACTTTAAATTGACTGAATTGTGGAGGAAGAGAGATAAGCACTAAATGCACAAGCAAGTCATCCGAAAGCTCAAGCTTTAGTGCCTTCAACTTTGAAGCAAGGTGAgacatttccataatgtactcccttatgttttccttgcccttaaacttcatggaaataagtttctttaaaagagtaCTTGTTTCCGCCTTATCGCTTTTTGCAAAGCGCTTCTCAATTTCAGCAAGGAAAGTTGTGGCATCGGTGACCTCCTCGGACACCGCACCCTAAAAGCCTCAGGTATGCCGCGCTTAATGATCATAAGACTCATGCGGTTTGAACGGTCCCACTTCTCATAAATCCTCCTTTGCTCGAAGGTACTAGTATCCGTAAGCAGAAGCGTCCATCCTTAATGCAAGGTCAAGATCCATGCAGCCAAGAACAATAAAAATGTTCTCCTTCCAGTCCTTAAAGTTATTACCATTAAGGACCGGTACCGAATTAAGATTAGCAGATACACTAGCAACAGCTGAAAAGAACAAtacaattacataaataacatgctcatataagaatccaaataaaacaataaattcaaatattggttaatcccatctcaagataccaaacacaacattaatattaagtctttggacagtaatattaattGTAATGTGCCATTCTTGTTGTAGTgatcaaatattgacaataaattatgtcaaacAATATGCAATCTTTGGACTAACATATTATTCACACAAAATtccttataattgtcacacatttatcaccACAAACATGCATGAAATTCATCCAAATATTAACTCACCTTTGggttagttaataaatttatgaattaCATACACACcattatcataatatttttattaaattaatctacacaaaagagatcactttggtgatattttgtttcaattaatttaattaaatattagatatccttaataaattctaaaaccaaaatttgaattaaattgttactgtattattattattataattaaaattattatttattttaataataataataataatgataaagcAAAAGGAAGAAAATAAATGCATCAGATATCAGATGCATTCTCTCTCTCGCAGCCGAGAACAAACTGTaattgctatatatatatatagataattcTATCATATATATGGAATAAAAATCATCGCAACATTAAATTACattacagtatatatatatatatatcttacatACTGTAATCAAACGATATTAAATTCTTCACATGCGCACACACAGAATGCACACACATTGATGTAAATGGATAGGGGCGTAAACCATTTACCATATATGTCGAcaccatatatataaatatacacacAGGATGCATATATGTCGACACCATAAACACAATGAAATATAGATTTTGGCATTTATTAAATTGGAAAGTAATTAACTGGAAGACCACAACACTACAATATATTCTCAAGAACTAATTTAGGGATGCtcttgataccacatgttagaataCTGTAAACTCTGAAtatagccctaattaattcaagagaatcaaacaataagattaaggaatagcggaagcgtaccggagtccatagaatcgatctttgattggtatgatcttccaattttgCACCAAAACCTTTGAAACCTTATTTTCTTGATGATGGGGTTCAAGAACTCTGGAAAAATACTGATACGATGCAAAATGGGGACCATTACCCGTTATATTACCAACAGACAAACCTGTTGGCAATATTTTTgactatttctatttggcccctcatcaatatagaaattgtctaattggtatccacatattaaaatcataacaatcatgcccttaagtcataaactttattccaaaatagaccacataaatttaacttatttatttgatgacccaacacacattttatatatacaattgtgaccccaATAAATTCTAACAGTTTCTTCTCTAGGCGTAGCTCCATGTTGTAACTGTGACCAATCCTTTATCCCCTTTTTATTAAAGGATTTTTGGTTGGATAagtggaaagaaaaaaaaatgaatttctTCCTTAAGTTGATAGAAGAGAGTTTCCCTACTGCGTTGAAATCTACCATCAATAATTAGGAATCATCTTGCAAAACTACAACAAATTTAAGAGCCTATCATGATATAAATCTTATATTAACATTAGAAACTTAAGTGATGCTCTTGTATTCTTCTTCTACTAACGATATAGTACATAAACACATTGTTTTTTTAGTAAGAGGTATCTTTCCTTCCATGCCTCCTACTTTACATAATATTTAAGCAGAAAAATACCAATAAATATGATAAGAACAAACCAACTTTTTGAGACCATTAATACTCAGTAATTGTACAAATCTTCAACCATGGCTAACCAAATTGAATTAAAGATTTATTTAACTATCTCCTAATGTCTTTGGGGGGTAAAATGCAAGCCActtctaattcataaaaaatatcccTTGCACAAGAAAATTTCCAGGGATTATACATTGCTAAAATATGAATCTTTAAACAAAAATTTTCTCGCACCTCAATATAAATAGTTCTCATGAAGCATCTTCTTAACACGAGAGCTACTGAGATCATCGTTCGTGTCATGAACTAGCCAAGACATTGCCaaaaactataaatatataacctTAAATTTAATCTGAACTACGCGAGAGAATCTTCAGTTCTGCGACTAATGGTTTGGAGTTAATCCTGCCTTGAGTTATCAAGCGGTTTTTACCTTTCGAGAGGGTGGTCTTCGGAATAAACTAATTAGATCATCAAGACCCTGTCAAATAGGATTGTCAGTAATAATTAGGCATAATCAAATGTATCAAAATATTCCATTTAGAGGAGGGAGCTTGTAATCAAAACATTGAAGCAGAGTCATAGTAGGAAGGATAAGAATTATACCCTAGTTGAGATAACAAGAATACTGAATAGCACTATCAAGTAAGATCCCAGAACCAGAAGCAACAACAAGTCAAATGTGACACTAGCAACCTGCAATAGGACAATCGACCATATTAACACTAAGCAGAGTAGCTACCTTCAAAAATTGTTCGACACAACATGAATCGGAACTTTGTTAGGTCTTTTACTACGAGTAATACTAGGAACACTAATTATTTACATTACACCTAGCAATTGCAATGAGACATGACTTTGAACAATGTAACGGTAAATGGCACAGACCCGCTTCGAAATCAGATGTGatacaaaattacaaatcaTGCCATTATTTGTGCTTTTGTTTTGCATTAGATTGCTTTGACTATCATGGCTTTGTAGGTTGTCATTTGGATGATACCTTATCATCTCTTATTACACACTAAcctgtttttcttttctctagttttttttttaaaacacacAAACACAAGGGATGAATGTGAAATATACAAAGCTGAGACTTCCAAAGACCTATTATAATCCATTGCTTTATGAAGTATAACCTCACTAGAAATCCATAAACTCTAACgactaaaattacaaaaaaaaatataaaaagagacAAAAAATGGCACATTCAAGAAATCTATAAGAACCAAACTCAAAGGTAAGGTACATAAAGATCAATACCTGATATATGTTAAGTTTAGCTTTAGATAAATCGTAGAAAGTGAACATTCCATCAAACACCTCATGTTGCATATTCACTTCATGGGTATGATCTTCTAATTCCTGTCAATAAAAAACAATAAGATGGATGAAAAGAAAATACTTCAAACTGAATGATAAACCACTTCTATTATTCAAAGGATGAGGTTTTCTTTCAAATTCTTATGGTTACATTCAgtgattttgattttatttttctcttagaCTTTTTGCTTTGTCTCAAATTTTTAATGGCCTTACATTTTACAGTACTTGAAACTCTCAACCACATTCTCCCACACAAGTACATTACCATTAAGCCAACGTCAAGTAGCTTGTAGGTTATTCTTTAAACAATACCCTAAAACCAACATGTCttgtttaaattaaaataactaaaaaactatAAGTAAAAAAGAATCTAAAAATGAAATGTATCAGATAAGAGATATAACAAAACCTAGTTTGGTTACTTGATAAGACCACAAGAGAGTAATTTTCTagagcaaaaagaaaaaataacaagacaaacagaaaagaaaatcttccaattattatttgaatatttgctttatgatataattataattatataaaaaaattagaatttcaTTTGTAATGTGtagaaaagttttaaaaaaaaaatacaagaaaacaGTGTGTGAAAACACCCACTGAAAAAAGAAGCCGAACAAAGATAGAATGAAATTAGGTAGAATTGCAAATAACTGCTAATATCtgataatttacaaaaataaatagcaGTATTTGAAAAACACAAATTCAAAACTTTAGAAATATATGGAAAAAATTACTTGGTTCCACATTTAAGTTCACCCTATCGTGTGTTCATATGTGTATATTAGCTTTAGTGCTTAGAAATCAAGGTGTAAAATCTTttcatttttgtttgtttggaTCAGCTAAGTATATAAACCTtgttaataattgaaaatattatacagAAATGATTCTACATTGTCCATTGCAACAACATAAACTAAATGAACAGAACACAAAAGAATATAACGCATAAACTATATGAAAAGACAGTAAACCTTTTTCAACGCCAAGATAAACGGATCATTCTTTGGGAGGAACGGAGCCACTCGAGGTGTTCGCGACAGCAACTCCAACCAAGATTTTACATAAAAAGAATTTACTGCTAAACTACTGTTGTCTGCAAATATTTGAATGTTCTTTTCTTGGAAGCCATAAATATGTCTCTGCACAGGACAAGGATGTTGACAAGGTCAGAGAAAGTATTGAGCTCAGACTCGAGAACTTAAAAcaattgtatttatttacaattctCTGCCAATCATTAAAAATGTTCTACCAGTGAATTTACATTAAAAATGTTCTACtgcatattcaaatttaaatcatCATGCTCAGATAGAAATTTAAAATGTCAAGTAGTacaataaaatgtcataacaggAATGTAACCGTACCGCAAGACTCTCAGCAATTAACTTGACACTTTTGATGACCGAAGTTTCATTAACAAAATTTCTGCAGAAAACCAACTTATCAGCAAGTGTTCTTGTACAAACTTACATGAATTCCAGGAATAAGAAGCATCAAGTGAGAACAAGAAATAAAACCTGCTGTCAACTATACCACCCGTTCTTTCTAACAACTCAGGAGCAGCAGAAAGTTCAGAGATAGTGGCTGCAGTAACTCTCAGCTTTGAAAACTGTTCATGCTCCCACGCTACCTATAAATGCAGCAACTTCATCAGCAGGTCTAATAATATACATCAGTAAAACACCAAGTCATAGAATAA from Cannabis sativa cultivar Pink pepper isolate KNU-18-1 chromosome 2, ASM2916894v1, whole genome shotgun sequence encodes:
- the LOC115720834 gene encoding NADH dehydrogenase [ubiquinone] 1 alpha subcomplex subunit 8-B, whose translation is MSNAVDAAGDPIPTSAVLMASSKQIAFKCQAENVAFLKCKKNDPNPEKCLDKGQQVTRCVLGLLRDLHQKCTKEMDEYVGCMYYNTNEFDLCRKEQEAFEKACPLE